The DNA region GACACCTCTGTGGATGCTTTCCATATGCGTAGAGGGTGCCCATCGGGTGCCTGGAAGCCATTGGGCAAGGTGGGCACAGCTGTCAGAGCTAGAGAGTTCCAAttccaccccctgcccaggcctaAGCTTGTGGGGCCTGGGGTCCCCCTGGTCCATCAGAGGATGGGATAGGGCACCTGGCTCTCTGCTCACACTGGCAGACCCAAGCAGGGCCTACTCtgtgtccctgccttccttcccagaTTCCTGCTCCTTGGCTTGTTCCAGAGAATCAAGAGGCATGGAACTCATTCCCAGCAGTCTATGGGGCCTGTGCTGACATGGGCACCGTGCATGCATTTTCTAGAAGCAATCAGGAAGAGAAGGCAGATTTGCCATCTAGCAGGAAGTGACACCTGCCACACAGCAAAAAAAATGATGACTATGGGACCTTTGGAAATGCCAGGCTCTGGACAAGGTCCCCTCTATTACAAGGAAGCTTTTGTTGTGACCATTTTACACGTGGAAACTTCAAGTTTGCAATCTTACTCAGAATGAGCATCTGGGAAACAgagagacacccctcccccctggAAGGCTCTGACACAGGGAAAACCCTGAATAGAGAAAGGACCTAGGACAGGCAGGCAGGTAAGGTGGCCTACAAAATGTCCAACTTGAGGACAGGCCAATCCTTAACTGTGGAAATATGAGGCATTCAGCCTGACTAGGTTACAAGGAGACATGTCCACTGGGAATGGAGCTTTAGGGAAAAGATTCTGGAAGGTGGCCAGTGCCAGAAATCATTGTTCTCATTTGGTCCTTGCTCAGCTAGATAACACCCTCTGAATATCAGGCCCAAACCCCTCCAGGCTGACTAGCAGCTCTGAATCCTGCCTTCTCCTAGCCATAGGGCAAATTTGAGGAGCATGGTACCCACCTTCCTGCAGGCCAGCTCTGTACGTTGGGGCCCTGGCACACTGGTCCAGCCCTTGAAGCGTTCAGCAGCATCCCGCAGCAGCTCCTGTACACTCTCCTCCATGAAGAGGCTCAGGCTCAGGCCAGCTGCCCGAGCTCGCCGGAGTTCAGTCAGGGCTGGACCTGGAGGGCTGAGCTCAGCAGCGCTGTATGAGCCACACAGTTGCACCACCATGTCCTGGGGCACCTGAAGACAAATACACACATAGCGAGAAGGGAGATATGGGGAGCAGAGAGGCCTTCAGGGTCTGGCTAGTCTGTGTGAAGGGTAGCAGAGAGGCCACTGCAATGAGTGGGTAAGAAACTCATGGAGGCAGATCTGGAAACAGAAACTTGAGCAGGACATGTCAAGTTTCTTAACTTGGGGTGCAACAGTCAGCCCTCACAGTTCTGATGGGTGATAAGTAGGAACTATAGCCTCAGCTGACTCACCTGAAAAAGTTTCTTGCAATCACTGATCATGTGTGATAGGCCCTGCGTGGCGGCCATGTTGTCACTCAGGTCTCTAGGACCTGGCCGGCCAACCAGACTACGTTTGCTCTTGATCCTGGAGGGAGAGGGTAAAAGTACAGGATGGTATTGGGGCACAAGACAAGATGGCTGCTGGACCATCTGCCAGCTCCCAGGAAGCCAGTTGACCAATGCTGCTCCTCAAACCACCTGTGTCCCTCTGGAAAAAGGCTTTGCTCCACGGTGGTCAAGCAGTGCCAGGCCCCTGAGTCCCTGAGGAGTCAGATAAGGACAGAAACAGCAGTGGTAGCCTCTAAAGGCTAAAATTTAGTGTGGCTGAAGCCTTCTAGCCTGGCTCTGACATGCTCGGCCTTTTTTACCTGGGTGAGGGGCTATCCTTCTTGGAGATGTTGAGGTGGAAGATGGAAGGTGCCAGGCACACTGCCAGGTTGCCAGCTGTCATCTGGTTTTCATCAGCAGAGGCAATGTCACTTAGGAAGTAGAGTAGGGTCTGTAGCACTTCCCGGTTCTCATCGGGGAGTAGCAAGGTGGCAGCTTGTGCTGCTGCCAACCATTGCTCCTTGGGGAGAACTGCAGGGAAGAAAAGACCACAGAGATTTCCTTACTTTCCCAGAGACAAGGCAGTGAGCCCCTGGCTTCTAAAAATGCACAAGTCCCGGAAGTCCTCAGAGGAGCCGCCAAGAGGGAAGACACAGGTAGGCTCTAGGAGATGTCTGCATGCTAAATCTAGCTCTGCTCCTAATGTGCAGTACAGCCTTATGTAAATCATTCCCTACCTTTCCTTGGGGCTTCAATCTACCCTTCAACAAAATGGGTTGGGGTAGTATCTTTCCAATGCACAGagtatatatgaggcaagcgctcttgccactaggccatatccccagccccacatttctttttttttttttttttgccagtcctgggccttaaactcagggcctgagcattgtccctgacttctttttgctcaaggctagcgctctaccacttgagacgcggcgccacctctggccgttttctatatatgtggtgctggggaatagaacctagggcttcctgtatacgagacgagctctcttaccactgggccatatccccagccctgcacagagTATATAGTCTCATGAATTCAAGGGGCTGGCCACCAGCTTTCTCTTCCTCAAGTCCCCAGAATCTGATAGGCTGAGAATGGGGCAGGTCAATGGAGAGAGGTGCAGGTGACTCACGCTGGTAGATCTGCAGGAAAGTAGTAGTGAGCTTGCTGGTGAAGATGGGCTCAGGGAGGTCCCGAAAATACTGCTTTAGCAGGTCAGCAACATCGTAGGCCGACTGGCCATCATAGCAGACATTGTCAGGAGAGGTCTCGTTCATTTGGCGCAGGCTCTGAATCCTGGACTTGACCCCAGACTTCCGGAAGATTCCCACCTAGCTCATTCAGAAGAGGGATTAGGTATCAGGAACATTGACTATCCTAAACACTGTGAACCCTGGCAGGCTTCCTGCAGGGCTGGGTAGGAGATAAATGGCAGACCAAAAAGTAAGGTGCTGTCatgaaaataaggagaaaaaggtGAACTTAGGCTAGGGTAGAGTCCTAGGCCACTGGGGACTTGAGAACCTCAGCCACAAAGAAGCTGCCATTTAGATGGGCAGAAGGTTCCTGCCATAAAGGGGTGGGGGAGCTTTGGCTCCATTCTAGCTGGGCCTTTCACATCTAGGAAATGTCTCTGTTGGACAGCTAAACCCAAGGGGAAGACAGAGCCATTCCCTCACTAGCCTTGGGCCTCCTTAACTCCCCACTTTCCCCAGAGTACTTTCTCTGCAGATATCCTGGGGAGAGCTCACCTGGTCCAGGCACTGACTGCGCAGGTAACGCATGGCTTGCTGAATGCTCTGTGGCAGTGGCTGGCCTGTGCGCTGCACATGGATAAGAAATGGCACCCCAAATACATGCTGTCCTCGGTAGTCTGGGGTTTTGTTCCTTTTCATGAACTTGGGCATTGACCTGTTTTTAGAGGTAATAAACAATCACGGAGAGGGAGAAGCATTTGGAGACAATCAGGACAGTGAAAAGTGGTGAGGGGATTAAGGAACAATCCATATCTGCAGAGTCAACATCCAGTAAGCACCTGCTTTGAGCCCAACCTGAGGGAGCCAGCGGGAGACACAGGGAGCTCTTGGTCAACTCAAGGATATAACTGCATCAACAGGATAGGCCAAGAACTTCTGGGAAGAGCCAGGAGGGAGAAGTGTGATTGGCAGGTCAGGGAAGGCTTCACAGAGCAAATGGGGGCTCTGCATGCTCTTGAAAGGACAGGAGGGCAATGTCCCAGAGGAGAAAGGGGGCAAAGGCATTCCAGGCATAGAGCACAGCATGAACACAACAGCAATGAGGTAGGAAAGAAGGCCTGCTGCATCTGAGGAAGGGCAACTAGTCTTATTAACTTTAAGAGATGGCGTTCTTTGAGAGTGGCACGCTAAAGAAGCTGGCTCAGAATAAGAAAATCATGACAGGAAGGAATCCAGACAATGGGAAAGCGTACAGCTATTTAACCACAGCAGGACAACCAAAGCTGCACTTCAGAAGGTTTCCATTcaagggctggtgatatggcctagtggcaagagtgcttgcctcatatacatgaggccctgggttcaattccccagcaccacatatacagaaaatggccagaagtggcgctgtggctcaagtggcagagtgctatagccttgagcaaaaagaagccagggacagtgctcaggccctgagtccaagccccaggactggtttaaaaaaaaaaaaaagaaggtttccATTCAGAGCAGCATGGAGGCAGGAATGGAGAAGGCCAGCTAGAAGAcctaggacacccccccccccatcttcatATGGTCCCTGCAGCCTCCTGGCATAGCAATCACTTCATTAGCTTGTGGGCTCAGCCTGCCTCATCCCACCTCTGGGCTATGTTTACAAGGACCTTAGACTTGAGTTGGCAGCTCCCTCCTGCCCACCACAGCACAGAGCCACTCACCAGCTCCAACTCTGTTTGTGGGGCACAGTGTACTTTTCCATGAAAGCGGTGAGCCGCAGTAGTGAACCCTTGTGCAGAAGGTTGATCTGGCCTGCAAACTGCCGGTTGATCTCCAGTGACTCTGAGTTGAGGCTGGGCCGGTGGGAGTTCTGGAAGCTGTGCCAACGGAGCTTCCTGGTGGGGAAGGCCAGAAAAATAGGTTTGGTTTAACTATGGAAAAAGGCTATGTCCTGCCGGTCTCTtttatctccccaaaagaaagtaaatatgtgccagtggcttatgcctgtaatcccagctactcacaaggccagcctagacaggaaagtcagtaagactaaAATCTCAATTAACTTGTAGCAAAAATGctacaagtggaggtatggctcaagtggtataccaccagccttgagtgaaaaggctaagtaccaacactagaaaaagaaaagaaacagcttaggcactggtggtttatgcttttaatgatagctactcaggagactgagatctgaggattcttgtttgaacccagcctgggtagccaagtccatgaggcttgtatctctaattaaccaccaaaaagccagaaccaggactgtggctcaagtagtagagtgctagacttgagatgaaatggtcagggacagtgcccaggccctgagttcaagccccaggataggcattaagaaaaggaaagaagggaggtggCAACACTGCTGCAGGGATCCAAGGGTCAAAAATGCTTAGTCTCAGTTCCCAGGGGCCAAGAAGTCCTCAGGGAGGGTAGTGTTGAGCTCCAGTCCATTTAGTACCAAAAAGGCAATGCCAGTCATCTATCCACTTTAAGATTACTGCAAAAGAGCAAAGCTGAGGAACAAAGACCCTCTCTATCCAACCTCAATGCAAGCAAAAGGTCCAAAGAGAAGTGTCTAGTTTCTCAAGGCCACACAAAGTACGCTCAGTGCTACTGGACCTAACAATTAGTGCCAGtaatgagacttgaattcagagcctaggcatagtcccttagctctttcatttAAGGCTGACTTTCTACtgcttgaatcatagctccatttccagatttttgctagttaattggaaataagagtcttacagtctttcctgcctggactggctttaaactgtgatcctcagatctcagcctcctaagtacttacaattacaggcatgagctactagcacccagcttagcAATCTTAAGACCTAAGCCTTGGACTCTCTACTTCTCTCCTGTGATTAGTTGGCTGAAGTAGGCACTCAGTTCCCCCAAACCTGCCTCTAGGCCTGGTAAAGAAGAAATGGGagtagggaggagggagagagtaaatgaGCAGGAGCCCTCTCCCCACTGCTCCCCAAACTCTCACCTGCATGGTCTGGTAAGTGAGGCTCCAACACCTGAATCCCGGCGTTcacgagtcactggtgcctggagtCCCACTGAGGCCCCTGCACCCTCGACTTCATTCATGGAGTTCCCACTACTGTCCAGTTCACTGGAGGAGGCAACAGTATCAGAAATGGAGTGTCCTTCCACAGACAggctggaggcagaggtgggTTCCTCTGCTGAGCTGGCATCTTGCTtgctgtcctgggcctggactggGACCTCAGCCTGTGCCTGTGCTAATGGTTCAACTTCACCTGGGGCCTGAACCAGGACTACTGGCTGGACTTCAGCCTGGACCTGGGTGGGAGGTTCTGCCTGGGGCACAGCCTCAGTTTGACCTTCCATCTCAGCTGTGACTATTTTTACTGAGGAAgtagcctcctcttcctcctcctcttcctcttccttatcTACAGGTCCCAGGTCTGGGTACATGGCCTGAGACCAGAGCTCTACCCGTTGCTGCAGTCCCCACACATGCTGGAGGATGTCGTCTAGGTGAGCATAACTCTCCCcatcctcatcctcttcttcagCTTCAGCCCCAGCCAGCATAGGCTCAGTTGGGTACAGCTCTGGCAAGTTGTCATAGGTGCTTGCATGGCTGCCTGTGGAGCCGCAGGAGCCCCGTCGCCCTTCATAGCCCCAGCGCCTACCTGGCTGCCAGTCTGCCAGGCGATGTCCATCCTGGGGACACAGGCTCTCAATAGACAGAGAGCGAGGAAATGTGCCTGGTTTATGGTCCCCAGGCACATGCACCAAGTAGTTACCCCGATGAACCTGCTGAGGATGCCGGAACATTGCCACAGGCCAAGCCTCCCAACCCCTCCGAGTCTCACCATCTCTGCCCCTAGCTGGGGTGGTTGCCAGGGTCTTAGCCCTTGAAAATCCAGCTGAGAGTAAACCACGGCAGTTGCGGAAAGATGAACCTTTGGTGGTCTTCTCTGGGGTGCCTGGCCTGGGCTCAGGATCAGTTTGCTGACTGTCACCCTTTTCCTTCCGTCTCAGAGACTCAAGGTGCTTGAGGAAGCTACGGGAATGGTGCTTTTTGGCCTTGTCCTGGGGACCTTCCTGGCCCTGAATGGGACTGAGGAGGGTCTGGTCACTCGGGCTAGAGATATGGCCTAGCAAGGGCAAGTCTTCTGGCTCAGAGGAAAGGCTCACAGTGATGGCTGGCATGGAGGTGGCACTAAGCTCAGTGAGGACACTCTCACAGCTTGAGGTCCCCAACAGGCTGGGGCTTAGTGGAGCCAGCAGGGAACAGGAGCCCATGGGAGATCTATGCTGACTTTCTCTCTGGAAGGCCCAGTGGCTGCTGATGTTACAGTGCTCTTCATCTTCAGAATCTTCATTCTGGGGAGGTACCACAGAGTTGGTTCAGAGAAGCCCCATCTGCAGTCCTGGCTAGCTAGTACCCCCACTCTGCCATCAAATTGAAAGGCCTAGCTTTTTTGGCTTAGGAGTGATGGTTATCTTTGGGAGGGCTAGAGGAAGCCAAGGGTGTCAGATTAAGCTCAGAAGTATTTATGGTAACAGTCATCTAATTAATCTTCTTACTTATTCTCCACATAGgaaaagtgatacttacaaatGAGAAGCTACTTGCCCAAGGCTATACAATGACTTGCAGTTAGTGACAGTGTTTAGGCTATTGTCTTAGAATTACTGGGCAGAATAACTAGAGaggaatctaattttttttttatttttcacctaCTTGGCAAGGTAAGGAAACTGGGGCCCAGATAAGAGAACAGGCTTGTCCCTCAGCCATCAGTGGCAGAGTTGGAATAATCCTGTGTCTCCTAATTGAAAGGCCAGCACTCTGGCAACACAGCTGTCCCACCTGACTGCAAGCC from Perognathus longimembris pacificus isolate PPM17 chromosome 28, ASM2315922v1, whole genome shotgun sequence includes:
- the Stard8 gene encoding stAR-related lipid transfer protein 8 isoform X1: MQHPARQHMAEVRGWGPAWQLPKPRTWTLWSAKGSRWESQRWNPEAEAKKACDWLRAIGFPQYAQLFEEGTFPLDISSVKKDHSFLEEDSLEALCRRLMTLNNCASMKLEVHFQCKQNEDSEDEEHCNISSHWAFQRESQHRSPMGSCSLLAPLSPSLLGTSSCESVLTELSATSMPAITVSLSSEPEDLPLLGHISSPSDQTLLSPIQGQEGPQDKAKKHHSRSFLKHLESLRRKEKGDSQQTDPEPRPGTPEKTTKGSSFRNCRGLLSAGFSRAKTLATTPARGRDGETRRGWEAWPVAMFRHPQQVHRGNYLVHVPGDHKPGTFPRSLSIESLCPQDGHRLADWQPGRRWGYEGRRGSCGSTGSHASTYDNLPELYPTEPMLAGAEAEEEDEDGESYAHLDDILQHVWGLQQRVELWSQAMYPDLGPVDKEEEEEEEEEATSSVKIVTAEMEGQTEAVPQAEPPTQVQAEVQPVVLVQAPGEVEPLAQAQAEVPVQAQDSKQDASSAEEPTSASSLSVEGHSISDTVASSSELDSSGNSMNEVEGAGASVGLQAPVTRERRDSGVGASLTRPCRKLRWHSFQNSHRPSLNSESLEINRQFAGQINLLHKGSLLRLTAFMEKYTVPHKQSWSWSMPKFMKRNKTPDYRGQHVFGVPFLIHVQRTGQPLPQSIQQAMRYLRSQCLDQVGIFRKSGVKSRIQSLRQMNETSPDNVCYDGQSAYDVADLLKQYFRDLPEPIFTSKLTTTFLQIYQLLPKEQWLAAAQAATLLLPDENREVLQTLLYFLSDIASADENQMTAGNLAVCLAPSIFHLNISKKDSPSPRIKSKRSLVGRPGPRDLSDNMAATQGLSHMISDCKKLFQVPQDMVVQLCGSYSAAELSPPGPALTELRRARAAGLSLSLFMEESVQELLRDAAERFKGWTSVPGPQRTELACRKAPDGHPLRIWKASTEVSAPPAVVLHRVLRERALWDEDLLRAQVLEALMPGVELYHYVTDSMAPHPCRDFVVLRMWRSDLPRGGCLLVSQSLDPEQPVPESGVRALMLTSQYLMEPCGLGRSRLTHVCRADLRGRSPDWYNKVFGHLCAMEVAKIRDSFPTLQAAGPETKL
- the Stard8 gene encoding stAR-related lipid transfer protein 8 isoform X2, producing MTLNNCASMKLEVHFQCKQNEDSEDEEHCNISSHWAFQRESQHRSPMGSCSLLAPLSPSLLGTSSCESVLTELSATSMPAITVSLSSEPEDLPLLGHISSPSDQTLLSPIQGQEGPQDKAKKHHSRSFLKHLESLRRKEKGDSQQTDPEPRPGTPEKTTKGSSFRNCRGLLSAGFSRAKTLATTPARGRDGETRRGWEAWPVAMFRHPQQVHRGNYLVHVPGDHKPGTFPRSLSIESLCPQDGHRLADWQPGRRWGYEGRRGSCGSTGSHASTYDNLPELYPTEPMLAGAEAEEEDEDGESYAHLDDILQHVWGLQQRVELWSQAMYPDLGPVDKEEEEEEEEEATSSVKIVTAEMEGQTEAVPQAEPPTQVQAEVQPVVLVQAPGEVEPLAQAQAEVPVQAQDSKQDASSAEEPTSASSLSVEGHSISDTVASSSELDSSGNSMNEVEGAGASVGLQAPVTRERRDSGVGASLTRPCRKLRWHSFQNSHRPSLNSESLEINRQFAGQINLLHKGSLLRLTAFMEKYTVPHKQSWSWSMPKFMKRNKTPDYRGQHVFGVPFLIHVQRTGQPLPQSIQQAMRYLRSQCLDQVGIFRKSGVKSRIQSLRQMNETSPDNVCYDGQSAYDVADLLKQYFRDLPEPIFTSKLTTTFLQIYQLLPKEQWLAAAQAATLLLPDENREVLQTLLYFLSDIASADENQMTAGNLAVCLAPSIFHLNISKKDSPSPRIKSKRSLVGRPGPRDLSDNMAATQGLSHMISDCKKLFQVPQDMVVQLCGSYSAAELSPPGPALTELRRARAAGLSLSLFMEESVQELLRDAAERFKGWTSVPGPQRTELACRKAPDGHPLRIWKASTEVSAPPAVVLHRVLRERALWDEDLLRAQVLEALMPGVELYHYVTDSMAPHPCRDFVVLRMWRSDLPRGGCLLVSQSLDPEQPVPESGVRALMLTSQYLMEPCGLGRSRLTHVCRADLRGRSPDWYNKVFGHLCAMEVAKIRDSFPTLQAAGPETKL